A portion of the Drosophila innubila isolate TH190305 chromosome 3L unlocalized genomic scaffold, UK_Dinn_1.0 0_D_3L, whole genome shotgun sequence genome contains these proteins:
- the LOC117788546 gene encoding membrane-bound transcription factor site-1 protease yields the protein MSALETLFFICTIVAPLLTVCTIDTTKPSSSENVGFVVNTVPNEFIVKFRSRYYAKVRESFIQRRLTKQNLNWSIVPRNNLASHYPSDFDILHILDANYTSVENLLNTVKAHPAVKAVVFQRSVQRLLTSGNNTFNYNIRQPQGVARKKHVNNVNLHHVSESLHADVLWKLGITGKGVKVAIFDTGLTQNHPHFRNVKERSNWTNEKSLDDGVSHGTFVAGVIASSKECLGLAPDAELHIYKVFTNSQVSYTSWFLDAFNYAIYKKVNIINLSIGGPDFMDLPFVDKVLELSANNIIMVSAAGNDGPIYGTLNNPGDQSDVIGVGSINFDDKIARFSSRGMTTWELPLGYGRTGLDIVTYGSQVEGSDVHSGCRRLSGTSVSSPVVAGVAALLRSGASHKINIVNPSSLKQVLIEGAEKLPNYNIFEQGQGKLNLLKSMQLLLRYNPKISLIPSSLDFTTNYMWPYSSQSLFYGSVPTIVNVTILNGISVTGKVVGHPKWIPDPASYGHYLNISASFSTTIWPWTGWMSVYIAVNRDGENFEGIAKGCLILLIDSFPFGSNRTHESEVRLPLAIKITPRPPRHKRILWDQYHSLRYPPGYIPRDNLKIKTDPLDWRADHIHTNFRDTYIHLRNSGYYIDVLREPYMCFNPLDYGVLLIVDPEEEFFDEEISKLGQYVYEHGLSVIVFADWYNTTVMRHIKFFDENSRQWWIPDTGGANIPALNDLLGQFGITFGDFVGEGYFKLGDHAMYYASGTTLITFPNNTDDVVIGTNLNDQGVSVMANGKSLNMESKSFLPIMGLFQTNLSSRHTVKKSNFLRHSSNAVDNVELLDTSLDLVVLKNRVLLHEKNDKHAEGRIAVYGDSNCLDSSHMEKACFWLLTTILDFVMNSHKSVLLNNLNRISEFKNVNKKSLPVRISSSNLKMFSKVIINRKHQKIKCENIEWIAKTTYNYSKRIELELDSTDGSHNNVIANLNTEIAKLALYDYKQTAQGTEFNINISVLFMISLSLTVIILFVLFLKGKIL from the exons aTGAGTGCATTagaaactttatttttcatttgtacAATTGTAGCCCCTTTATTAACTGTGTGTACAATAGACACGACGAAGCCATCATCCTCCGAGAATGTTGGCTTTGTGGTAAACACCGTTCCCAATgagtttattgtaaaatttcgTTCAAGGTATTATGCAAAAGTTAGAGAATCGTTTATTCAAAGGAGGCTCACTAAGCAAAAT TTGAACTGGTCAATTGTACCTCGCAATAACTTAGCTAGTCATTATCCAAGTgactttgatattttgcatATCCTAGACGCCAATTACACTTCAGTTGAAAATCTACTCAACACAGTGAAGGCTCATCCTGCTGTTAAGGCAGTGGTTTTTCAACGCAGTGTTCAACGACTTTTGACATCTGGAAACAATACGTTCAATTATAACATTCGTCAACCGCAAGGAGTTGCTCGAAAAAAACACGTAAATAATGTGAATTTGCATCATGTCTCAGAATCTCTACATGCGGACGTTCTTTGGAAACTTGGCATTACGGGAAAAGGGGTGAAAGTTGCTATATTTGATACTGGTTTGACGCAGAATCATCCTCATTTTCGAAACGTCAAGGAGCGATCAAACTGGACCAACGAAAAGTCATTGGATGATGGAGTTAGTCATGGAACCTTTGTTGCAGGAGTCATAGCTTCGTCAAAAGAATGCCTGGGATTGGCTCCAGACGCAGAGTTGCACATATACAAAGTTTTCACAAATTCCCAG GTGTCGTATACTTCCTGGTTCCTGGATGCTTTTAATTATGCTATTTACAAGAAAGTAAACATAATCAATTTAAGTATTGGAGGCCCAGATTTCATGGACTTACCGTTCGTTGATAAGGTCTTAGAGTTATCAgccaataatattataatggTATCGGCCGCAGGGAATGATGGTCCCATATATGGTACTTTAAACAACCCCGGCGATCAGAGCGATGTGATCGGTGTAGGTAGtattaattttgatgataaaatTGCCAGATTCAGTTCTAGAGGTATGACAACATGGGAGCTTCCATTGGGCTACGGAAGAACCGGACTGGACATTGTCACTTATGGCAGCCAAGTGGAAGGAAGTGACGTGCATTCGGGCTGCAGACGCCTGTCAGGAACATCAGTTTCATCGCCTGTTGTTGCAGGAGTGGCAGCTTTATTAAGGAGTGGTGCttcacataaaattaatattgtcaATCCATCATCATTAAAGCAAGTCTTAATCGAAGGAGCTGAAAAATTGCCAAACTACAACATATTCGAGCAAGGGCAAGGAAAACTGAATTTGTTAAAGAGCATGCAGCTGCTGTTACGCTACAATCCTAAAATAAGTCTTATTCCGTCATCTCTTGACtttacaacaaattacatGTGGCCGTACAGTAGTCAATCCTTGTTCTATGGAAGCGTACCCACAATTGTAAATGTGACAATTTTGAATGGCATCTCTGTTACTGGAAAGGTTGTTGGTCATCCAAAATGGATTCCAGATCCAGCTAGTTACGGTCACTACCTCAATATATCAGCATCATTTTCAACCACGATTTGGCCCTGGACTGGGTGGATGTCAGTATACATCG ctgTTAATCGGGATGGAGAAAATTTCGAAGGCATCGCTAAGggatgtttaattttattgatagaTAGTTTTCCATTCGGCTCAAATCGAACTCACGAGAGCGAAGTACGTTTGCCACTTGCTATAAAAATTACCCCAAGGCCTCCCAGGCATAAACGAATTTTATGGGATCAATATCATAGCTTACGGTATCCACCTGGCTATATACCGAgagacaatttaaaaataaaaacggaTCCTTTGGATTGGAGAGCTGACCATATTCATACAAATTTTCGTGACACTTATATTCATCTGAGAAACTCTGGCTATTATATTGATGTTTTAAGAGAACCCTACATGTGTTTCAATCCTCTTGATTATGgagttttattaattgtgGACCCGGAAGAAGAATTTTTTGATGAAGAGATATCGAAACTAGGACAATATGTTTATGAACATGGACTGAGTGTAATTGTATTTGCCGATTGGTATAACACGACAGTAATGAgacacataaaattttttgatgagAACAGTAGACAATGGTGGATACCAGATACTGGTGGAGCTAACATTCCAGCTTTAAACGATCTATTAGGTCAGTTTGGCATTACATTTGGGGATTTTGTTGGAGAAGGCTATTTTAAACTTGGTGATCATGCAATGTATTATGCAAGTGGTACAACGCTTATAACATTTCCAAATAATACTGATGATGTTGTGATTGGAACTAACTTAAACGATCAAGGAGTATCG GTCATGGCAAATGGGAAATCATTAAATATGGAATCCAAATCATTTTTACCTATTATGGGGCTGTTTCAAACAAATCTTAGCTCGCGACACACagtaaaaaaatctaattttctTCGGCACTCCTCAAATGCAGTCGATAATGTTGAATTGCTTGATACATCACTCGATCttgtagttttaaaaaatcgaGTTTTACTTcatgaaaaaaatgataagCATGCAGAGGGTCGTATAGCTGTCTATGGGGACTCCAATTGCTTGGATTCTTCCCATATGGAAAAAGCGTGCTTCTGGctattaacaacaattttagattttgtAATGAACTCTCATAAATCAGtgttattgaataatttaaatagaatctcagaattcaaaaatgtaaacaagaAGTCATTACCTGTAAGAATATCAAGTagcaatttgaaaatgttttcaaaagtaattattaatagaaaacatcaaaaaataaaatgcgaaaATATAGAATGGATAGCCAAAACAACATATAATTACAGCAAGAGGATAGAACTCGAACTGGATTCTACGGATG GAAGCCACAACAACGttattgctaatttaaatactGAGATTGCCAAATTAGCTTTATATGATTATAAGCAAACAGCACAAGGAACtgaattcaatataaatatatcagttttatttatgatatcaCTGAGCTTAacagttattattttatttgttttatttttaaaaggtaaaatt TTATAA